In Levilactobacillus brevis, a single genomic region encodes these proteins:
- a CDS encoding tRNA (cytidine(34)-2'-O)-methyltransferase: protein MTNHIALFEPLFPANTGNIARTCAGTDTVLDLIKPLGFSVDDAHLKRAGLDYWDKVDVRYHENLPEFLASIPDPTQLYLVSKFADQDYTEPDYSLNDNDHYFLFGKETTGLPEPFMRKNVEKCIRIPQDDRHIRALNLSNSAAIVIYEVLRQQQFPNLERVHQYPHDKLK, encoded by the coding sequence ATGACGAATCATATTGCGTTATTTGAACCACTATTTCCAGCCAATACGGGAAACATCGCCCGGACCTGTGCCGGCACAGATACGGTCTTAGACCTCATCAAGCCGCTGGGGTTCTCGGTCGATGATGCCCATTTGAAACGGGCCGGCCTGGACTACTGGGACAAGGTCGATGTCCGCTACCACGAAAACTTACCGGAATTTTTAGCGTCAATTCCGGACCCAACGCAACTCTACTTAGTCTCAAAATTTGCGGATCAGGACTACACGGAACCCGATTACAGTCTAAACGATAACGACCACTACTTCTTGTTCGGTAAGGAGACCACGGGGTTACCCGAACCGTTCATGCGTAAGAACGTCGAGAAGTGTATTCGCATTCCCCAAGATGACCGCCACATTCGGGCGCTGAACCTCTCGAATTCGGCTGCCATTGTCATCTACGAAGTCTTGCGGCAGCAACAATTTCCGAATCTCGAACGGGTTCATCAGTACCCACACGATAAGCTGAAATAA